Genomic DNA from uncultured Desulfuromusa sp.:
GATATGAGTCCGAGCAATAATCAGAGATGGTCGCGGATCATTTTTTGCCCTGTCCATCGCGGCATCAATTTCAGCAAGATTTTCACCCTCAACCCGTTCAACATGCCAGCCATAGGCGAGATAACGAGTCCCGACATCCTCGGTGAATGCCAGCTGGGTATCTCCTTCAATGGTAATTTTATTATCCAGATAAATATAATTGAGATGACCCAGCTGCAAATGCCCAGCTAAAGAACCAGCCTCAGCAGAGACCCCCTCCATTAAATCGCCATCAGAACAAATAACCCAAGTCCGGTAATCAAACAACTCGGCATCCACATGCTGGGCAAGGTATTGGCCACCCATAGCCATACCAACCGCAACAGCAACGCCCTGCCCCAAAGGACCAGTGGTTGTCTCGACGCCGGGAACGTGACCAAACTCCGGATGTCCGGCTGTTTTACTGCCGAATTGACGAAAATTTTTGATGTCATCAAGAGACAGATCATATCCGGTCAGATGCAGCATACTGTAAATCAGAGATGAGGCATGGCCACAAGAAAGAATGAAACGATCCCGACCAGCCCAATCAGGATTATTGGGATTATGCTGTAAATGCCGCATATACAGCAGATAGGCAATGGGGGCGGCCTCCATTGGTGTTCCGGGATGCCCGGAATTAGCTTTCTCGACAGCATCTGCTGCTAAAAGACGAATAGTATCAATAGATTGGCGTACGATTGGATCGGACAACTTTGGTGACGACATGTGCAACTCCTTGATTTGTTTTTTAGGCTGCACATTGAAACAGGAATCAGGTCGATAAATCAAGGGAAAGTAGGCTTTGATAAGATTAAATCCTGTTGTAAAAAAATGGCCACCAGCGGGGGGAGGTATTCCCACTGGTGGCCTCAAACTAAGAAAGGAGGTTAAATGATTCTTTTGTGCTCAACAATTCGACTGCCACACCGAAACTGTTGATGATTCGTACACTATACTGATAAACAAAGAAAAAACACGTGTCATTGCGTATTTAATTGCTACCAATTCCGTAATCAGCAACTGTGCGTTTGCGCAGTCTTCAGCTTTGAGTCTTTTCAAAACAGAGAAAGCTGACTAAAAAATACTTTGATCATAGCCACAATGTTCAAATAATAGCTGTAACTTATCCTGACGATTTCCATGCCAGCGTTTTAACAATCGCTCCGCCAGAGTTTCGCCGCTGGCTGCGACCTCGCTAATATCCCGCAAGAAATGACTTTCATCGGCACCGCTGTCTCCATTTTGAAACTGTTCCTGCAGACTGATAACAGCAACCCGCAATAGTTCGGTCGCAACTTCCTGAAGGGTTCCATCCTTGATTCTGGTTTTCAATCCATGCCGCCATGAGCTTTGATATAAAAGACGAAAATCATCCAGATCCAGATCAGAAAACAGGCTTTCTACGGCACTTAGCCCCTGTTCAGTGTACAGAAGTCCCTTATAAAAAGCTGCGACTGCCGCTGTATAACGAGGGGGCAGGCTATCCGCACTGCGGACTTCAATTTGCGGTCGCAACCGGACTTCCGAGAACAGGGTTGACAGGTGAGAATTCCAGTCGTGCAAGGTTGCCTGCTCACCGTTCCAACCCTCTTCGAGAAACTGACGAAAAGTAAATCTTTGTTGGGTGAGGTCAATTAATTGCTGCTGCCGTTCAATAAAATAGAGGGGAACATCCAAGGCATAGGCAACGAAATCGTCAAATCCGGCATCTGTCTGGAATAACGATTCTATCAAACCACAGCGATCGGGATCGGTTCGTGACCAGATTTCCCCCCGGAAGGAAAGAGATTGACTTGGCTGACCTTCTAAAATAGCCGAGTTTGCAAACAAAGCATAACAGACGGGACTCAGCCACTGCGCAACCCGAAGCTTGCGAACACAATCTTCCTCATCAGAAAAATCAAGATTGACCTGGGTTCCTGCCGTCTGTTTCATCATTCGCTGTCCCATATCGCCACTCTTGAGCATATAGGGAGCCATGATTCCATAACGGGGCTTAGGCAACCAGGTAATTTCATCCAGAGAACTGAAAGGATGAACGCCGAGGCCAAGAAACACCAGATCCAGTTCATGCCCCATCGTGACAATATGTTGTCGGTAGCGATTCAAATCCCGCCAGCTACAGGTGATATCGCAGCAGAATTTTCCGGAAAGTTCCAGTTGTCCTCCAGGCTCCAGCGTCACCGAAGACCTCTTCCCCTGCAAACCAATCAATTTTTCCTGCTCATAGACCCCTTGCCAGCCACCGATACCATCAAGTCTGTCAAGCAATTCACGAATCCTCTCATAACTGACGGCCTCACCGGTATGACGATCGACCACTAATTTTTCGGTTTCCAGTCCCACGCCCCACTCAGATTTAGGGCGCGCGCCACGCAGCAGGAACGCCGTCAATTGTTGTGGGTTAGTGATCAGCTGATCATTGACAGCATGGCTTAAATTCGGATGTGGGGACATGGAGAGAAACCTTTTTCAAGAGAAAATATTGACTTATGCTGATTCGAGATACAGCTTAATGGCATTTGCGATCGTTATAAAAATCTGGGTAAATTCTTTTTCGTTCTGCTCCAGCAAAGTAATCCGGAAACCCCTCTCATCAGTACAGAAAGACGAAATTGGAACGACACAAATTCCAGTTGCAGCAAGTAGATAATAAACAAAACGCTTGTCACTCAACGTCCCCGGCTGGTTTACCAGCCCCTCAACCAGCTCACGTATCTGAGGGTTCTCAATCTGCAATGTCTGCTGATTATTTAACTGGTCTGCTTCAAAAACAACACTCATGTAAAAAGCGCCATTGGTGCGATTGACTTTAAGCCCGGACACTTCATTCAAAAGGTTGTAGGCGATATTGGAATAGTTTTCATAACGACTTCTGCGTTCTGCAAGATAGTTCGGATATTCGTCATGGCTGAGAATCAGGGGGATTGCCTTCTGTGGCAGTGTCGTAGAACAAACCTCAACCATTTTTGAGTTCAAAATACTGTCAATATAACGGCTGAACATTTCATCTTTATCAGCATTGTAAACCTCAATCCACCCACAACGCGCTCCCGGCCATGGGACTTCTTTGCTGATTCCCTTCATCGAAATCGCAGGCAGATCCCCCACCAGATCAGAAATAGGTCTGGTGGCTGTGCCGTTATAACAAAGGTTATGGTAAATCTCGTCACAGATAAGGAAAAGATCATATTCCTTACAGATAGAAATAATCTCCAGTAAAATACGTTCAGGATATACGGCTCCCGTTGGATTATCCGGGTTAATAATCAAAATGCCCGATATAGCTGGATTATATTTAACTGACTGTCGCAGGTCATCCATGTCAGGGTACCAGTGATTATCAGGATCCAGACGATAAGTGATTGGCTTTTGCCCTGCATGCGCTCCTTCGGCTGAGGAATGGGTTGAATAAGTCGGAGATGGGCCAATAACCCGGGATTCGCGTTTCAACAAGCCGTAGACTTTTTGAATTGCATCGCCCAGCCCATTAAAAAAGATGATATCTTCAGCGGTGATCTGGGCTTTACCGCGCTGATTGGTCAAATCAGCCAAAAACTGCCGAGTTTCCAGTAATCCCTTGGTTGCACAGTATCCGTAAGAACAATCTTTCATCGCCAAACCGGAAACAATTTCTTTTATCCAGCCTGGGATTTCCTCACCTTTGGCAACCGGATCTCCAATATTTTCCATATTGGTTTTCATCCCCAGCCGATTGAGTTCTTCAGCAATCTTTACAATAGCGCGGATTTCATAGGTCAACTCACCAGCACCGATATGAACAATATTATTACGCATCTTTTTTCTCCCTAAAGATCCGATGGCCAAGCAAAATTCCTACCCAACAAGGCTTGGTATTTATTCAAGGACGAAAGCATACACAAGTATGTCAAGGTCTTGAATACATAGCATAACGCCGTGGGGTCGAAATTTTGCGACGCCATTAAAAAAAGGCCATGGACGTCGTGTCCATGGCCTCAGGTTAATTTATTGGTATACCTGTGCAGCTCACCTTTGCAGGTAATGGACAATTTTCAGGCTGATGTTCGCCGCCTGAAACGCTCGGGTTGCCGCTGCTGCTCTCTTCAACATGCAAAAATCCTATCAACAAAATAAAAGCTGAGCCTGAATTATCATAAGATGTTAATCATGTCAAATTATTTACAGCCACACCATCAATAAACTTAAAGTGGCAACACTTGCCAGGGTGGAGACAACAACGACCGAAGTGACGAAGTCGGGGACAATATCGTTTTCTTTTGCAATAATGGCAACAAGAATAGCCACCGGCATGGCTGACTGCAAAATTCCAGCTGCACTTTCAATAGGACTCAAAGCAAAAAAAGACGATAACAGGACTGCAAGCAAAGGCGTCAAAATCAACCTTATCCCGGAACCAATCAGAACATCGCTGGTCACGTGAACCTTCCTCTGCTCCAGCAACTGCAACCCTAGTGCAAATAACATAACCGGGATCATGGCATCCGCAAGCAAGCCGATCATTCGGTTCAACATCAGCGGTACGACCAGCCCCCCTGCTGACACCATTAATGCGGGCACAGTTGCCCAGAGGGCCGGGGTTTTTAAAACCTTCCAGAACGCACCACGGCTGCCACCGTGGGCCCATCCGGCAGCTCCAACACAAATAATAAATGCACTGATTGAGATCGCAACAAAGTAAATAGTGGCCGGGGGAACGGCAACTTCCCCCAAGCGGAATCCAATCACCGCCAAGCCATAATTTCCAACGTTGCCAAACGCAGCAATCATAACAAAGGCAGCAATCATTTCCTTTGAACGTCCAAGAAGTCTGCCGATTCCCCCGGCAATAAACACTGCCAGCAGATGGGTCAGGATGATAAACAGCAACATTTTAGCAACACTAGACAGCGGCACATCAGCCATGCTGATTGACTTAAAAATAAAGGCTGGAACGAATACGTAATAAGCGGCTCGGGTCAACGTCTGAGCTTGCAACTTCAGACGTCCACCAAGAAAAGCACCCAGGAGAACAATACCGAATACCGGCAAAATCACATTGAGAAAGACAAGAATCAGTTCCGTCATGAGAACCCCGATAACAATTGAGTTATACCACTAAAAAATAGAGTCGATACAAAGAGCCACACACCGCCCAATCTCGTGATGACTGAAGATAAGCTGATGAAAAAAGGCTCCTGACATACCAATGTCAGGAGCCTTTACAGTCGGAAGTAAACTAAATAAGCCTACTGATCATCACCAAACTGCATTGCAGCCAATTTTTTGTACATATCATATTTATTAGCTGTCAGTTGGTTCGCTTCAACCATCATCTTTTCAGCGGCTTGAGGATTAACTTTCTTCAGCACCTTATAGCGGTTCTGTTTATAGGCATAGTCCTCAAAAGAGATCGAAGGATCCTTGCTGTCAAGTTGCAGTGGGTTCTTACCTTCTGCAGACAAGCGGGGATCATAGCGGAACAGTGGCCAGTGACCAGATGCAACCGCTTGCTTACAACCATCAATTGCACTATCCATGGCAATACCATGGGCAATACAGTGGCTGTAGGCAATGATCAGGGAAGGCCCATCATAAGAATCAGCCTCCTGGAAGGCCTTGACCACCTGAGCCGGATTGGACAGTGCAACATTGGCGACATAAATGTTGCCATAAGACATGGCAATCATCCCCAGGTCTTTTTTCGGTTGAGATTTACCACCAGCCGCAAATTGAGCAACAGCGCCCAGAGGAGTCGATTTGGAGGCCTGACCACCAGTGTTGGAATAAACTTCCGTATCAAGAACCAGGACATTAACATTCTCACCAGAAGCGAGAACATGATCAAGACCGCCGTAGCCGATATCATAAGCCCAACCATCGCCACCGTGAATCCAGACCGACTTAACAACGAGATAATCGATGTTGACTAATAATGCCTTTGCGGTTTCATGGGTACATTTTTCAATGATTTTCCGCAGTTTGGCAACACGACCGCGTTGTTCCTCTATCTCTTCCTGAGTGGTCTGCAATGCGTCAAGAATTTCGCGCTTCAACTCAGCGGTTCCCTGACAGGCAGCACATCCACACTCGATGTTTTTCTCTAACAGCTCTCTCACATAAGCTGAGGTTTTATCAACGGCCAAGCGCATTCCATATCCGAACTCAGCGTTGTCCTCAAACAGCGAATTACTCCATGCAGGACCGAGGCCGTCCTTACGTTTTGTCCATGGAGTCGTCGGCAAGTTGCCACCATAAATTGACGAACACCCGGTCGCATTGGCTACCAGCATCCGATCGCCAAACAATTGAGAACAAAGCTTGACAAAAGGAGTTTCTCCACAACCGGCACAGGCTCCAGAGAATTCAAACATTGGCGGTAACAACTGGCTCCCCTTAAGGGTGGATCGATTAACCAGTGCCGGATCGGTATCAGGCAAATCGAGGAAGAACTTGAAGTTCTCTTTTTCAGACTCTCTCAGTGGAGCCTGGAAAGTCATGTTGATAGCCTTCTTGTTCTCATCGTCCTTACTCTTGGCTGGACAATTGTGGACACAAGCGCCACAACCGGTACAATCTTCAGGGGCAACCTGAAGCGTGTAGAGTTTCCCTTCCATATCCTTGCCTTTCGGAGCACAGGACTTGAAGGTTTCAGGAGCATCCGCGAACTCTTTTTCATCGTAAATTTTCATCCGAATTGCGGCATGAGGACAAACAAAAGAGCAGATACCACATTGAATACAAAGATCCTTTTCCCAGACAGGAATATTAACGGCAATATTGCGTTTTTCAACACAGGCTGTCCCGGTAGGGAAGGTCCCATCAGCAGGCATCGCTGAAAGGGGGAGCTCATGACCAAAGCCATCAATAATTGGTCCCAGGGTGGTCTTGACCACATCAGAGAAATCATCCCAATTTCCTGTCAACATCTTGATATCACTATCAGCTGTTTTAGGAACACTGACTTCAGCGATATTTTCCAGACCAACATCAACAGCCTGCTTGTTCATACTGACGACTTTTTCACCAGCCTTGCCATAGGACTTAACAACGGCATCCTTAATCTGGCTGATCGCCTGAGCTTCAGGGATAATTCCTGAAATTTTGAAAAATGCAGTTTGCATAATCACGTTGATACGAGGGCCAAGGCCGATTTTCTCGCCCAGAGCAATCCCGTCAATAACGTAAAATTTAAGATCCTTGTCAATAATTTGTTGCTGAACCATCTTAGGCAGGTTTGCCCAGACCTCATCTTTATTGAAAGGAGCATTCAGCAGGAAGGTTGCCCCCTGCTTGGCACTTTTCAGCATGTCATATTTCTCAAGGAAGGAGAAGTTATGGCAGGCAACAAAATCAGCTTGAGAAATCAGGTAAGTTGACTTGATATCATTCGGACCAAAACGCAGATGAGATGTCGTCATACTCCCTGCTTTTTTTGAATCGTAGACAAAGTAAGCCTGAATTTTATTGTCGGTGCAACTCCCGATAATCTTGATCGAGTTTTTGTTGGCGCCAACAGTTCCATCAGACCCGAGACCAAAGAACATTGCAGCATAACCATCAAAGGGCACCTGGAACTCTTTGTCGAAATCAAGGCTTTCACCCATGACATCATCTTTAAAACCAACAATAAAATGATTTTTGGGTTTGTCCAGCAGCAAGTTATCGAGAACGGCTTTACACATCCCGGCATTAAACTCAAAAGAACCTAAGCCATACCGTCCACCGACGATGGTCGGGTAACCGGAAAAGCTTGTCAAGCCATCGACCATTCCCTCGCCGATCGCAGTGCGCACCACCTGATAAAGCGGCTCACCGATTGAACCCGGCTCTTTGGTCCGATCAAGAACTGAAATCTTTTTAACCGAAGCAGGAATTGCTTTACAGAACTGCTCGATCGGGAAAGGAAGGAACAGGCGAACTTTGATCAAGCCTACTTTTTCACCTTTGGAAACCAGATAATTGACTGTTTCTTCCATAGCTTCACAGCCGGAGCCCATCATCACAACAATACGCTCAGCATCTGGAGCCCCGACATAATCGACCAAGTTATACTGGCGACCAACGAGTTTGGAAAACTTATCCATCTGTTCCTGAACGATCCTGCCGACTTCCACATAATAGGGATTAACAGTCTCACGACCATGGAAATAGACATCTGGGTTCTGTGCTGTACCACGCAGTTTAGGAGCATCAGGAGAAAGAGCACGCTGGCGATGGGCGGTGACCAGATCGTCATCAATCATATGACGCATGTCATCTTTAGTCAGTTCTTCCACTTTCTGAATTTCACCGGACGTTCTGAATCCATCAAAGAAATGCAGGAAAGGAATCCGTGAATTCAAAGTGGCAGCTTGTGCAATCAGGGCAAAATCCATGACTTCTTGAGGATTGTTTGAACACAGTTGAGCCCACCCGGTAGAACGGCAAGCCATAACGTCTGAGTGATCACCAAAGATAGAAAGAGCTTGAGCGGCAATAGCACGCGCCGAAACATGAAAAACAGTCGGTGTCAATTCACCGGCGATTTTAAACATGTTTGGAATCATCAGCAGCAGACCTTGAGAAGCAGTAAATGTTGTCGTCAGAGCTCCTGCCTGCAGAGCACCGTGAACAGCACCTGAGGCTCCGCCCTCAGACTGAAGTTCAACAACTTTGGGAACCGTTCCCCAAATATTCTTTTCACCAACAGCACTTTTGGCATCCGAAACTTCACCCATAACCGATGAAGGGGTTATGGGATAGATAGCAATAACCTCATTGGTCGCATGAGCTACATGCGCCGCAGCGGAATTACCATCGATATTAACCATCTTTCGAGACATACTTACCTCCTTGTACAGTGAATAAAGCGTGAATCTTACCGAAGTAGAATTACTCTGTTGTTCTTCATCCTGCGCATAAACATAAATTCAAAAATCAGAATTCCCGTCGGCCGGCAATAGCCTGCTGTACGGTTCCAGCATCAATATATTCAAGGTCACTACCAGAAGGGATACCATGCGCCAATCGGGTCACCTGCATCCCCTTTTCTCTACAGAGCTTTGCCAGATAAAGTGCTGTAGCTTCACCTTCAACAGTGAAGTTAGTCGCTAGAATAATCTCTTCAATCGGCTCCTCGTCCAACCGTCGTAATAATTGTGAAATTTTAAGATCATCGGGACCAACCCCATCTAACGGCGACAGTGCACCATGAAGAACATGATAAAGGCCAGAATAAGAGTGGCTGCGTTCAATTGCTAAAAGATCCTGCGGTTCCTGAACAATGCAGAGGCGTTGCTGTTCGCGAGTCGCGCTACTGCACACCTGACAAAGATCTCCTTCCGCAATATGATAACAACGCTGACAAAAACTGACTTTGCGGCGCATCTCCAGCAAAGCAGCTGCCAGAGCCTCAACATCATGCTCTGAAGTTCGTAATAGATGGAACGCTAAACGGGCAGCTGTCTTTCTTCCGATTCCTGGAAGTTTACCTAATTCAGCCTCCAGCCGGGCAAAAGACGGGAGCAAGTCTAGCATTAAATCCCTCCTAGATCCAATAGTTTAAGGCCCTTTGAAGAGCATTTCCTGCGGCACAAACCAGATGCAAAGCAGCCAAAAATCAGTGGTCTAGTGGTCAGACCAAATAAAACCCTACCACGGTCTAAAAAATAATTACAACCTAAATTTCCACCTGGAAGAGCCTTTTTTTAGTCAAACTAAAAGAATGGCCGCAATAAATTCATTGTGCATCAAAAGAGCTGGATAGCTCTCAAAGGAATCATCGATAGTTTACATGGCAGCAAAACAGGCGCCATCAAAACATCCCGGGGATGTTCATTCCACCAGTGACTTTACTCATTTCCCCCTGAATCATGTCCTGACTCTTTTTAATTGCCTCATTCACAGCAGCAAGAATCAGGTCCTGCAACATTTCAACATCTTCAGGGTCAACCACATCTTTTTCAATTTTCAGGTCGAGAATTTGTTGCTTACCGTTGGCACGGGCAGTCACCATCCCACCACCTGCTGACGCTTCGACTTCTTTATCTTCCAGTTCCTGCTGTAACCGAGCAATTTTGGCCTGCATTTGCTGGGCCTGTTTCATAATATTTCCAAGTCCTTTTGCCATTTTTCTCAATCCTCCACGATATGATTATGATTTATGTAAGGGCAGTCCTGCATATCCACCCTGTTATTATGAATATCCAAAACTCGATATATTCAGGGGGCTAGACAAACCCCTTATCAATCGGTTTAACATCCTCAATCTGTCCACCAAATATATTCAGTGCTGATTTCACCAGCGGATGCTCTACAGCATTTTCCCGCAACTTCTTTTTCCGATCACTTTCCTGCTGGGCGCGTTCGGCGTGCAACGACAATGGCGCTTTCTCCCCATTACCAACTTTTTCAACCTCAACTTTCACCTCCACGGCAAAATATTCAGCCGCCAAAATCTGAATTTCCTGGCGCATTTCACCGTCAGCTAAACTGAAATACATCTCCGGCATGCCAATCCGCAAACGGGGTAATTCCAACAATAAGACACTTGACTGTTCAAGCAACGAAGAAATCCTGGGCTTACGACGATTTCTTACAAAATCAACCAGCCCGGCCCAGTCCTTATCGCCCCTCCCTGTCATGGGTAGCGCAACTGATTGCTCAGACGGAGGTTCCTCAGCCAAAGGGATATCTGCATGGGGCGGAGCAGCAATATGCTCAACTGGCCTTTCTTCCTGAACCGGAGCAGCAGCAAGTCCAGGGGAAAGTTTTTTCTCCAGATCCTCCAAACGCTTGATGAGCGTAGCAACCTCAACACCCCTCGGGAGACCGGCCAATTTGACAAGCACCATTTCCATCGTCAACCGTGGATAATTAGAAATAGCCAGATCAGCTTCGGTGCGGACCAGAATCGCCAATAATCGCTGTAAATCCTCCAGTGCAGCGGGTTCAGCCAGGCTCTTTATTTCCTGCAGCTCAGACTCACCAACATCAATGAGATCACCGGGTTGTCCCACCACCTTGACAACAACCAGAGCTCGAACCAATTCAACCAACTGCTGGCAGAACTGCCGAAAAGAATGGCCATGTTCATCGACTTTCTGCACCAATGCCAGCAACTGTGCAGCGTCTCTCTGCAAAACAGCTCGAATTGCTGCCAGCAACAAAGACCGGCTGACCAACCCCAGCAAGCTCTGCAATTCCTCATCACTGATTCTATCCCCGCAAAAAGAAATAACCTGATCCAAGGTTGACAAAGCATCG
This window encodes:
- a CDS encoding glutamate-cysteine ligase family protein, which encodes MSPHPNLSHAVNDQLITNPQQLTAFLLRGARPKSEWGVGLETEKLVVDRHTGEAVSYERIRELLDRLDGIGGWQGVYEQEKLIGLQGKRSSVTLEPGGQLELSGKFCCDITCSWRDLNRYRQHIVTMGHELDLVFLGLGVHPFSSLDEITWLPKPRYGIMAPYMLKSGDMGQRMMKQTAGTQVNLDFSDEEDCVRKLRVAQWLSPVCYALFANSAILEGQPSQSLSFRGEIWSRTDPDRCGLIESLFQTDAGFDDFVAYALDVPLYFIERQQQLIDLTQQRFTFRQFLEEGWNGEQATLHDWNSHLSTLFSEVRLRPQIEVRSADSLPPRYTAAVAAFYKGLLYTEQGLSAVESLFSDLDLDDFRLLYQSSWRHGLKTRIKDGTLQEVATELLRVAVISLQEQFQNGDSGADESHFLRDISEVAASGETLAERLLKRWHGNRQDKLQLLFEHCGYDQSIF
- a CDS encoding pyridoxal phosphate-dependent aminotransferase — its product is MRNNIVHIGAGELTYEIRAIVKIAEELNRLGMKTNMENIGDPVAKGEEIPGWIKEIVSGLAMKDCSYGYCATKGLLETRQFLADLTNQRGKAQITAEDIIFFNGLGDAIQKVYGLLKRESRVIGPSPTYSTHSSAEGAHAGQKPITYRLDPDNHWYPDMDDLRQSVKYNPAISGILIINPDNPTGAVYPERILLEIISICKEYDLFLICDEIYHNLCYNGTATRPISDLVGDLPAISMKGISKEVPWPGARCGWIEVYNADKDEMFSRYIDSILNSKMVEVCSTTLPQKAIPLILSHDEYPNYLAERRSRYENYSNIAYNLLNEVSGLKVNRTNGAFYMSVVFEADQLNNQQTLQIENPQIRELVEGLVNQPGTLSDKRFVYYLLAATGICVVPISSFCTDERGFRITLLEQNEKEFTQIFITIANAIKLYLESA
- a CDS encoding AEC family transporter — encoded protein: MTELILVFLNVILPVFGIVLLGAFLGGRLKLQAQTLTRAAYYVFVPAFIFKSISMADVPLSSVAKMLLFIILTHLLAVFIAGGIGRLLGRSKEMIAAFVMIAAFGNVGNYGLAVIGFRLGEVAVPPATIYFVAISISAFIICVGAAGWAHGGSRGAFWKVLKTPALWATVPALMVSAGGLVVPLMLNRMIGLLADAMIPVMLFALGLQLLEQRKVHVTSDVLIGSGIRLILTPLLAVLLSSFFALSPIESAAGILQSAMPVAILVAIIAKENDIVPDFVTSVVVVSTLASVATLSLLMVWL
- the nifJ gene encoding pyruvate:ferredoxin (flavodoxin) oxidoreductase, which codes for MSRKMVNIDGNSAAAHVAHATNEVIAIYPITPSSVMGEVSDAKSAVGEKNIWGTVPKVVELQSEGGASGAVHGALQAGALTTTFTASQGLLLMIPNMFKIAGELTPTVFHVSARAIAAQALSIFGDHSDVMACRSTGWAQLCSNNPQEVMDFALIAQAATLNSRIPFLHFFDGFRTSGEIQKVEELTKDDMRHMIDDDLVTAHRQRALSPDAPKLRGTAQNPDVYFHGRETVNPYYVEVGRIVQEQMDKFSKLVGRQYNLVDYVGAPDAERIVVMMGSGCEAMEETVNYLVSKGEKVGLIKVRLFLPFPIEQFCKAIPASVKKISVLDRTKEPGSIGEPLYQVVRTAIGEGMVDGLTSFSGYPTIVGGRYGLGSFEFNAGMCKAVLDNLLLDKPKNHFIVGFKDDVMGESLDFDKEFQVPFDGYAAMFFGLGSDGTVGANKNSIKIIGSCTDNKIQAYFVYDSKKAGSMTTSHLRFGPNDIKSTYLISQADFVACHNFSFLEKYDMLKSAKQGATFLLNAPFNKDEVWANLPKMVQQQIIDKDLKFYVIDGIALGEKIGLGPRINVIMQTAFFKISGIIPEAQAISQIKDAVVKSYGKAGEKVVSMNKQAVDVGLENIAEVSVPKTADSDIKMLTGNWDDFSDVVKTTLGPIIDGFGHELPLSAMPADGTFPTGTACVEKRNIAVNIPVWEKDLCIQCGICSFVCPHAAIRMKIYDEKEFADAPETFKSCAPKGKDMEGKLYTLQVAPEDCTGCGACVHNCPAKSKDDENKKAINMTFQAPLRESEKENFKFFLDLPDTDPALVNRSTLKGSQLLPPMFEFSGACAGCGETPFVKLCSQLFGDRMLVANATGCSSIYGGNLPTTPWTKRKDGLGPAWSNSLFEDNAEFGYGMRLAVDKTSAYVRELLEKNIECGCAACQGTAELKREILDALQTTQEEIEEQRGRVAKLRKIIEKCTHETAKALLVNIDYLVVKSVWIHGGDGWAYDIGYGGLDHVLASGENVNVLVLDTEVYSNTGGQASKSTPLGAVAQFAAGGKSQPKKDLGMIAMSYGNIYVANVALSNPAQVVKAFQEADSYDGPSLIIAYSHCIAHGIAMDSAIDGCKQAVASGHWPLFRYDPRLSAEGKNPLQLDSKDPSISFEDYAYKQNRYKVLKKVNPQAAEKMMVEANQLTANKYDMYKKLAAMQFGDDQ
- the recR gene encoding recombination mediator RecR — encoded protein: MLDLLPSFARLEAELGKLPGIGRKTAARLAFHLLRTSEHDVEALAAALLEMRRKVSFCQRCYHIAEGDLCQVCSSATREQQRLCIVQEPQDLLAIERSHSYSGLYHVLHGALSPLDGVGPDDLKISQLLRRLDEEPIEEIILATNFTVEGEATALYLAKLCREKGMQVTRLAHGIPSGSDLEYIDAGTVQQAIAGRREF
- a CDS encoding YbaB/EbfC family nucleoid-associated protein, producing the protein MAKGLGNIMKQAQQMQAKIARLQQELEDKEVEASAGGGMVTARANGKQQILDLKIEKDVVDPEDVEMLQDLILAAVNEAIKKSQDMIQGEMSKVTGGMNIPGMF
- the dnaX gene encoding DNA polymerase III subunit gamma/tau codes for the protein MSYQVLARKWRPQFFEDLVGQEHVSQTLINAITADRVHHAFLFTGARGVGKTSAARIFAKALNCQEGPTTQPCGVCPSCLEITKGQGIDVLEIDGASNTGVDDIRELRENIRYLPSQSRYKIFIIDEVHMLSINAFNALLKTLEEPPAHAKFIFATTEPHKIPITILSRCQRFDFKKIGLVPLQARLRYIADQENIQIEDSGLTIVARSGGGSMRDALSTLDQVISFCGDRISDEELQSLLGLVSRSLLLAAIRAVLQRDAAQLLALVQKVDEHGHSFRQFCQQLVELVRALVVVKVVGQPGDLIDVGESELQEIKSLAEPAALEDLQRLLAILVRTEADLAISNYPRLTMEMVLVKLAGLPRGVEVATLIKRLEDLEKKLSPGLAAAPVQEERPVEHIAAPPHADIPLAEEPPSEQSVALPMTGRGDKDWAGLVDFVRNRRKPRISSLLEQSSVLLLELPRLRIGMPEMYFSLADGEMRQEIQILAAEYFAVEVKVEVEKVGNGEKAPLSLHAERAQQESDRKKKLRENAVEHPLVKSALNIFGGQIEDVKPIDKGFV